From a region of the Pontibacillus yanchengensis genome:
- the secA gene encoding preprotein translocase subunit SecA, whose product MRALLKKVFGDENSRALKKIDKTVEEIESLEPEMEKLSDEALQAKTEDFKGRYQKGESLDDMLPEAYAVVREASKRVLGMRPFPVQLSGAIALHDGNIAEMKTGEGKTLASTMPAYLNAITGKGVHIITVNDYLASRDAEDMGVLYNFLGLTVGLNANGLSKEEKREAYHADITYGTNNEYGFDYLRDNMVLYKEQMVQRPLHFAIIDEVDSVLIDEARTPLIISGSAQKSANMYHKADQYVRTLKQEEDYTYDEKTKGVQLTEEGINKAERFFQIENLFDLSNVTLTHHINQALKAHTSMMRDQDYVVQEEEVVIVDQFTGRLMKGRTYSDGLHQAIEAKEGLQIRNESQTLATITFQNFFRMYEKISGMTGTAKTEEEEFRNIYAMDVVVIPTNKPIVRDDKADMIYKSIDAKFKAVVEDIKERYGRGQPVLVGTVAVESSELVSQYLKKAGVPHNILNAKNHFREAEIIENAGQKGAVTIATNMAGRGTDIKLGDGVKELGGLSVIGTERHESRRIDNQLRGRSGRQGDPGVSQFYLAMEDELMRRFGSDNMRSMMDRLGMDDTQPIESKMVSRAVESAQKRVEGNNFDARKTLLAYDDVLRQQREVIYKQRFDVLDSDNLRGIIEEMIKSTIERQVSTHTQDEEDENWDLDALVDYLKGTVLEEGDVTTSDLKGKDPEEMNELIMAKVKERYDEKEEELTSEQMREFEKVILLRTVDTKWMDHIDQMDQLRQGIHLRAYGQNDPLREYQFEGFAMFEQMIANIEEDVSKYVMKAQIRENLQRQEVAKGATAVSGDDQEDKKETKRKPIRNTQQVGRNEPCPCGSGKKFKHCHGQ is encoded by the coding sequence ATGCGTGCTTTACTAAAAAAAGTGTTCGGCGATGAGAATTCTCGTGCACTGAAAAAAATCGATAAAACAGTAGAAGAGATTGAAAGCTTAGAACCTGAGATGGAGAAGCTTTCGGATGAAGCGTTACAGGCTAAAACGGAGGATTTTAAAGGCCGATACCAGAAAGGGGAAAGCCTTGATGATATGCTACCGGAAGCATATGCAGTTGTCCGTGAAGCTTCCAAACGTGTATTAGGCATGCGCCCGTTCCCGGTACAGTTAAGTGGTGCGATTGCCTTACATGACGGAAATATTGCTGAGATGAAGACAGGTGAAGGTAAGACCCTTGCGTCTACTATGCCTGCTTATTTAAATGCGATCACAGGGAAAGGTGTCCACATTATCACGGTCAACGATTACTTAGCGAGTCGTGACGCCGAGGATATGGGTGTGCTGTATAATTTCCTTGGACTAACGGTAGGCTTGAATGCCAATGGTCTTTCGAAAGAAGAAAAGCGTGAAGCGTATCATGCCGATATTACGTACGGTACAAACAATGAATACGGCTTCGACTACCTTCGTGACAATATGGTGCTATATAAAGAGCAAATGGTTCAACGACCATTGCACTTTGCCATTATTGACGAGGTGGACTCCGTATTAATTGATGAAGCGAGAACTCCATTAATTATCTCTGGCTCCGCACAGAAGTCAGCGAATATGTATCATAAAGCCGATCAATACGTGCGCACGTTGAAGCAAGAAGAAGATTACACGTATGATGAGAAAACAAAAGGCGTTCAATTAACAGAAGAAGGGATTAACAAAGCAGAACGCTTCTTCCAAATTGAGAACCTTTTTGATCTTTCCAACGTAACCCTGACACACCATATTAATCAGGCACTAAAAGCGCACACGTCAATGATGCGTGACCAGGATTATGTGGTCCAAGAGGAAGAAGTTGTCATCGTTGACCAATTTACCGGTCGTCTTATGAAAGGTCGAACGTATAGTGATGGCTTGCACCAGGCGATTGAAGCAAAAGAAGGGCTTCAAATCCGTAATGAAAGCCAAACGCTAGCAACGATCACCTTCCAGAACTTCTTCCGTATGTATGAGAAGATTTCTGGTATGACTGGTACAGCGAAGACGGAAGAAGAGGAATTCCGTAACATTTACGCGATGGATGTTGTGGTTATTCCAACCAACAAACCGATCGTTCGTGACGACAAAGCGGACATGATTTATAAGTCGATTGATGCGAAATTCAAAGCGGTTGTCGAGGATATTAAAGAGCGCTATGGTCGAGGCCAACCTGTTCTTGTTGGTACAGTTGCCGTGGAAAGCTCTGAACTCGTATCCCAATACTTGAAAAAAGCAGGCGTACCGCACAACATTCTGAACGCGAAGAACCACTTCCGAGAAGCAGAAATCATTGAAAACGCTGGTCAAAAAGGTGCAGTGACAATCGCGACGAACATGGCTGGTCGTGGTACCGACATCAAACTTGGCGACGGCGTAAAAGAATTAGGCGGTCTTTCCGTTATTGGTACGGAGCGTCACGAATCACGCCGTATTGATAACCAGCTTCGAGGTCGTTCCGGACGTCAAGGGGACCCTGGTGTTTCCCAGTTCTATCTAGCGATGGAAGACGAATTGATGCGTCGCTTCGGTTCTGACAACATGCGTAGCATGATGGATCGTCTAGGCATGGATGATACGCAGCCGATCGAGAGTAAAATGGTCTCCCGTGCTGTTGAATCAGCGCAGAAGCGAGTAGAAGGAAACAACTTCGATGCGCGTAAAACCCTTCTTGCCTATGACGATGTACTTCGCCAGCAGCGTGAAGTTATCTACAAACAGCGTTTTGATGTTCTTGATTCCGATAACCTTCGTGGAATTATCGAAGAGATGATCAAGTCAACCATCGAGCGTCAGGTTTCTACTCATACGCAAGATGAAGAGGACGAAAATTGGGATCTTGATGCATTAGTCGATTATCTGAAAGGAACAGTCCTTGAAGAAGGGGATGTTACGACATCTGATTTGAAAGGCAAAGATCCTGAAGAGATGAACGAACTCATCATGGCAAAAGTGAAAGAACGCTACGATGAAAAAGAAGAAGAGCTTACGTCTGAACAAATGCGTGAGTTTGAAAAGGTAATTCTTCTTCGCACCGTGGATACGAAGTGGATGGATCACATTGATCAAATGGATCAGCTCCGCCAAGGTATTCACCTCCGTGCATATGGTCAAAACGACCCTCTTCGCGAGTATCAATTTGAAGGCTTCGCGATGTTTGAACAAATGATCGCCAACATCGAAGAAGATGTATCCAAATACGTCATGAAAGCACAAATCCGTGAAAACCTTCAGCGTCAAGAAGTAGCCAAAGGAGCAACGGCTGTTTCTGGCGATGATCAGGAGGACAAGAAAGAAACAAAACGGAAACCGATAAGAAATACCCAGCAAGTAGGGCGTAATGAACCTTGCCCTTGTGGCAGCGGCAAGAAATTCAAGCATTGTCACGGACAATAA
- the prfB gene encoding peptide chain release factor 2 (programmed frameshift): MELVDLKHELDKMANQLADFRGSLDFDSKKARIQELEEQMAEPSFWDDQTTAQQVINEVNGLKELVHTLERHEETHENLEVSHELVKEEQDEELHQELEEDVKKLRKDLDEFELQMLLSEPYDKNNAILELHPGAGGTESQDWASMLLRMYTRWAEGRGFKVETMDYLPGEEAGVKSVTLNIQGHNAYGYLKAEKGVHRLVRISPFDSSGRRHTSFASCEVMPEFNEEIEIEVRSEDLKLDTYRASGAGGQHVNTTDSAVRITHLPSNIVVTCQSERSQIKNREQAMKMLKAKLYQREIERQQQELDEIRGEQKEIGWGSQIRSYVFHPYSMVKDHRTNKDVGNVQGVMDGDIQPFINAFLRSQMD, translated from the exons ATGGAATTAGTAGATCTTAAACATGAATTAGATAAAATGGCTAATCAATTAGCGGACTTCAGGGGGTCTCTT GACTTCGATTCAAAGAAGGCTCGTATTCAAGAATTAGAAGAACAAATGGCAGAACCATCCTTTTGGGATGATCAAACAACCGCCCAACAAGTCATTAATGAAGTGAATGGTCTTAAAGAGCTTGTTCATACGCTAGAGCGTCATGAAGAAACGCATGAAAACTTAGAGGTTTCTCATGAACTCGTCAAAGAAGAGCAAGATGAGGAACTTCACCAGGAACTAGAAGAGGATGTGAAAAAGCTCCGTAAAGACCTTGATGAGTTTGAACTTCAAATGCTGTTAAGCGAACCTTATGATAAAAACAACGCCATCCTCGAACTTCATCCAGGTGCTGGTGGGACCGAGTCGCAGGACTGGGCGAGCATGCTTCTCCGCATGTACACACGCTGGGCGGAAGGACGTGGCTTCAAGGTAGAAACGATGGACTATCTACCTGGGGAAGAAGCTGGTGTAAAAAGCGTGACGCTGAACATCCAAGGGCACAACGCCTACGGCTATCTTAAAGCCGAAAAAGGGGTCCACCGTCTTGTCCGTATTTCTCCGTTTGACTCATCTGGCCGTCGTCACACGTCTTTTGCTTCGTGTGAAGTGATGCCTGAATTTAACGAAGAAATTGAAATTGAAGTACGAAGTGAAGACTTGAAACTAGATACGTATCGCGCTAGTGGTGCTGGTGGTCAGCACGTTAACACGACTGACTCCGCTGTGCGGATTACCCACTTACCAAGTAATATTGTGGTAACCTGCCAGTCTGAGCGTTCTCAGATCAAGAACCGTGAGCAAGCGATGAAAATGTTGAAAGCAAAACTGTATCAACGCGAAATCGAGCGCCAGCAGCAAGAGCTTGATGAAATTCGTGGGGAGCAAAAGGAAATTGGCTGGGGAAGCCAAATCCGCTCCTACGTGTTCCACCCATACTCCATGGTGAAAGACCACCGTACCAATAAAGATGTCGGTAACGTACAAGGCGTCATGGATGGTGACATTCAACCATTCATTAACGCATTTTTACGCTCGCAGATGGACTAA